The genomic segment TTGGGAGGAAAAATGGTTTGAAGGATGACACCTTAGCTTTAGGCCTGTGAAACCAAAGCTTTAAGCTGCTGTTACCAGAGATGAGGAACACAGCAGGTCAAGCAGGTTTTAGGAAAAGACCAGGAGTTCATTTTGGACACATTATAAGTGTAAATATGTTACttaatttaaagtgtttttattattattctatatttcatttctgacttcctGTTAACCTGAGAGATATTTGCAgattacataaacattttaaagactttagctttctttttctataaGTGGTTGTTGTTTTGCAGTTTTATTGAAATGTCTGTCATGTATATGACTGCCAAgtatttaactttattaatattttctttctgacaaGTACATAatcaatttttatgaatattacaTAAATGTATCAGGAAAATATACATTTAGCAGCATAAAAAGTTGTTTATGTCTTATATTTACTCTCATAATCATCTGGTAAATCAGAATTTATTAATAAAGTCTtaccatctgtgtgtctttttatctattttgtgtGTCAATCattgaggaagaagtgaaacttTGCACacttggatttttgttttgtcaaTTCACTAGTACTATTGGGTAGGAATTCCAGTTTCATACTCCTTCCTTTTTTACCCCATTACCATGTATCTGAAGTTTTTCTCTACGCTTTTCATTGAAGTCCGATCCACACATAGGAAAGTGTAAAAATTGTGACTGTACACCCTGATGACTTCTCAGAGAGCACACATCACTGCATTGCCATTACTGACCAACAAATACAACACAGCAGTATGATCCAAGCGCTCATGAGGTTTCATGGGGCCTGGATCATGGGCAGCATTTCTCACACCTGGTGCAGGTGACTAGTTCACACATGGGTGTTATCTGACCATGGAGAGTGTTATGGGAAGGGTCATTGGATTAGATCTGTGATTGGAAACCTCCTTTCCTCAGGATAATTGGTATGTTTTCCATTGGACACAGATCACATAGAAAGAAGCCTTATTGCTGCCTGGCAGGGTTCATTTCCTTGGGAACACATCCTACTGCAGGCATGTGGCAATGATAAGTAGACAAAGGTAATCTGGCCACATCACCCAGTTCTGGAGAAAGCCAAGCCTGCAGACTCATTTGTCTCTTCACTCTGCTGGGACTGAGCCAATGGCTTACCAATTGTTCCAGCCAGTTTGGACCAATCCCTGAGTTCTTGGCTCTCACATATAATCCATGACATTAATGACGTTATGTTTATTTACGGACAAAGTAACAGATTCAGAGGAACTAAATGACTTCCTCTAATCACTTGAACTTATCCAGATTGTTTGACTCCACTTTGAAATTGCTATCTATGAAAACAAGTGTAATGACCTCATTTTCCTGAAAAGTTTTCAGTTACTCTATATTTCTACTAGAAATGATGAAAAGTTTTTGCATGGGGGTGGGGTATCCAGGCTTTCTACAAAGCTTCCATAGACTGCCTTcacttgattctgaccacaaccAAACTCTGAACCCACCTAATCAGATGCCCTATCTCTAGCTCCCCTGCCTGTGTCACACCCTCACCCCTCATCCCtccactctcttctttccccatttacAGCCTTTATTCAGCCTTTGCTCTCACCTATTGTTGAATGATATCAGTGTGAAACCCAGTCTGTTGAGggaagaggcattgttccctgtaGGGATGTGAGGGAGGGATGGCTCCAGGTTTGTGCTCTTGAGCTTTCTCCTTGGAGGGGCCAAGTTCAAGCCTCTTTAGTTATTATGTGAGAATATGGAAAAGTGTTTTTGATGTGATTTCATGTTCCCCATGGAGGGATTCTCCAGGGCATAGAGCTCAATGTCATATAATCTTCTAGAATCAGTGCACTAAATCACTGAGTTGTATGTACAAGAAGGTGGCTTTGGCTAGAGGAAGAGCTCCTGATACAGTAGTGGGAAACTAAAAGAGATGGAGTCAGTAGGGAAGAAAGTGCAGCTTCTGCTTGTGTGCCTGATGGTGGGTTTTCCATGTATAGTTCTTCTCCCTGATAGTTGGAGAGGCAGTTGAAGGGATTTCTCTATGATCAGGATCACGAGACACAGCTGAACCTTTTGAATCAGTAGACTCTtggtttggatgccttttgttttcctcttgtttttaaaCCAGAGTTCAGGCAATAATTAGGGGTAGAAGTATTTTGCATGAACTAATCACTAAATCTTATTGGTTTGCAACTGGATGGGAACTTGGTAAATAAGTCTAactgttctctttttcagttgCAAGGATGAAATCTAGAGAAGGGAGTGATCAGATGGCCTGAGGGTCTTGTTCTAACTTACAGAGAACATAGAGCATCTGTGGGCATCTGCTCTTCACCACTCATGAACGTTCTGTTCCATAGCTCGCTCACAGTGAGTCCTAAAAGGTTTCCTTCTGTATTTATATGATACCCCGaattctctgatttaaaaaaatctatcccTTTTTAAATATTAGCCACTGAATAtgtgttattctttttttcccattagaaatGGGTTTTAAATGTTTGATCCTGTGActacattttactaattttaggtgattttttgATATCCAAATGATAAATATTGTGGTTCACACAGCCATCTAATTTTACTGGATGATCGTGGTCAAGCAGAGAAATAAACCAGCCTGCCTTCTTCTGCCTGCTAATGTGGTAATGCTCTGCACTCAGAAAACATTAAATGACTTCAGCTTACTTTGTCCTTACTGTGTTCTGGGTTTCTCACCTCCCAGGGTGTGTTTGCTGGTTTGGAAAACATCACACAAAGGACAGTAGGCCTCTATTGTAAGAGTAATGTGTCATCTGGTACCTCTACCTGTGCAGCTCATCCCTCCTTTTGACTTTCTGCTTCCAGCAAAATGACATCCACTGATGACATCTATGGTTATGGTTattcacccctccccaccccacaactTATTCAGAATTTATCTCATCCTCTTTGGAATGTCTAACACACTTGTTATTCCTTGTGCTTGTCGAAAGTTCTGAGTGCTGgcttcacttttttaaagacaCTCTAGTTAAGATTAtggattttcctcatttttccccttaTTCATCAAATATTGATCTAGCATTTATTATGGGTCAGGGACTGTGTTAGACATTGTAAGTGtagcaaagaacaaaaataatcattGAGTCCTGgaatttatgttttaatgatATAGTTAGattttatattactatatataaaaatacatttagttatatataaattatcCTATTTAACCTATAGATGTCAATAAATTTACAGTTATATGTTAACTACATATTTATAGGTATGATGTCATTTGGTGGTACTGGAGAAAATAGAGCAAGGTATCATGTGAGCAGTTAGAGGGTAGTGAGGGAAGGGTGGAATGCCTCACTAGTATATGTTGTACTTTTGGTCTCGATGAGTTGTAAGATCAAATGTGTGCCTGAGATTACTGAGCCTAGAAAACGCTAGTTGCTTAATCAGTGTGTGTTGAATAGTTGATGATGAAGCGAACTTCTTCATGAGAAGGCAAattggaggagagaaaggaggaagagaaggagagagtggaaacaatgaaaatgttttcagaatgACCTATATTGGACTTTTCTTAAATCATCATGGTCACATGTATGAGCCAGAGAAAACTGGCTCTTAAAATTCCCATGTAGTCCAATCTTAATGTAATTGGCTATGACCAGTCTATGGATAAACTAATAATCCCAGAGGCAATTCACATTATTTACAGATCACTTAAGATAGGCATATCTGAAGTAGAACCCCCTTTGTGAGTTCCTGTGGCATTTTCATATTCAGCTTTGTCACACACATCTATTTTGAGCATGATAAGTATTTGCAATAAGTATAAAACAACTTTGATGTAACTTTGAACTATTAAGTTGTTATTTTGTGggtatttttttgcatttgtccactttttatatttattcttttgtagtcttacattttatattacttcaacttgagaaaaatgaatgatacTCATAGAAATGGCATGAAGATGGAATGTAAGTTATAAaacacttattttgttttaaggctATGTGTAATTTCAAACTACATAATGTAAAAGGTGCAAAAGAATTCTGACATATTTGTACTTCACAGACAAGATTTCTGAGGCAGTaatctttacttcctcctttctatttGAAAGATTCATTAATCTGAGTAACTGGCCATTCTCCAAGTTGACACACTGAGTCCCTGTCCAGGAGAGTTCTTTTTTACATCATCTGCCAAATATACCTGGGGTAAGTGTAGACACTGACTCTGGGGTTGGACAATGACTTCGTAACTCGAATAGTATGTCCATAAATGAGAAACGTGctctactactgaaatgaaacGGCAAAATCAAAGTTCTGTGGTTGAGTTCATCCTCCTGGGCTTTGCAAACTTTCCCGAACTGCAAGAGCAGCTCTTTGGGGTGTTCTTGGTTGTTTACCTGGTGACCCTGATAGGAAATGCCATGATCATAGTCATCATCTCCCTGGAACAGAGCCTCCACGTTCCCATGTACCTATTCCTCCTGAACTTGTCTGTGGTGGAAGTGAGTTTCAGTGCAGTCATTATGCCTGAAATGCTGGTGGTTCTCTCCACTGAGACATCGTCAATTTCATTTGTGAGTTGTTTTGCACAAatgtatttcattcttctttttggtGTGACTGAATGCTTTCTCCTGGGGACAATGGCTTATGACAGATTTGCTGCAATCTGTCATCCTCTGAGCTACCCAATGATTATGAACAAAAGTGTTTTCATGAAATTAGTAATGTTCTCATGGGTCTCTGGAATCATGGTGGCTACTGTGCAGACATCCTGGGTGTTTAGCTTTCCATTCTGTGGCCCCAATGAAATTAATCATATCTCTTGTGAAACCCCAGCAGTGCTAGAGCTTGCATGTGAAGACACGTTTTTGTTTGAAATCTATGCAGTCACTGGCACTGTTTTGGCCGTCAtggttcctttctttttgatACTCTTGTCTTACATTCGAATCCTCTCTGCCATCCTGAAGATGCCATCAACCACTGGGAGGCAGAAGGCCTTTTCCACCTGTGCTTCCCATCTCACATCAGTTACCCTCTTCTATGGCACAGCCAGTATGACCTATTTACAACCCAAATCTGGCTACTCCCCAGAAACCAAGAAACTGATGTCCTTGGCTTACTCACTTCTTACACCTCTGCTGAATCCACTGATCTACAGCTTGCGAAACAGTGAGATGAAAAGAGCTTTGATGAAATTATGGCGAAGACAAGTAGACGTACACACTCTCTGACTGTGCTGGGAAGCCATGAAATATTCATTTGGTCATTGTCTGACTgaactgttttaattttaataaatgttgggAAAGTTTGCATTTCTTAGCTTGAGTGTGTTTCATTGGTTGAGTTTTTGAAGTCCAATAATCTATCAGGGCTCCCTTTTGATCGTGTACTGTTGTCACTCATTTCACAGGGGTATATAAGTTTCTATAACATATAAAACAATTCTTTATGAATTCCTCTATTATGATCATCCAGGTCATTACTGAATTATTGTCACCAAGATGAAGCTCCAACAAACACATCGTTTCAAATGTCCTGatactgttgttttatttctgtatgacAGGTTCCTCAAAGTTGGCCTAATCGGATGGAGTGCATGCACTTATACATTTAATAGCTACTGTAGAATTACTCTTCCAAATGATTGTAACTCCAGATGGACCTGAAGGCCCTTGAATAGGGTAGAGTTTCAAGAGACCAACAAGTTGAGGAAATCTTTATTTCTGGAGTTAGAACCTGTTCCATGAATGACTAAATAAGTATAGTCATTTTGGGAAGACCACACTAGTTCTACATCCTGGACTCACACATGTTATTgttcaaaacaaaaatctttggTGTTTTTTAGATACTCATCACAAGGTTggttaccagaaactacaggataGTTCCTTGATATCTCACTTGATGGTGTCTGTATATCTTTCAGCCATAGACCACTCTTTGTTGAGACTTTTGTTAAATGTCCCTTTGTAGGCTCCCCAATGCTATGATACTTTCTTTATAAACACAGGTcgattcatttctttattatgggAAACTAAGTGATTAATTACTTGTGCATGTTTTCCATGGCCTTGAGTCATGTCATTAACCATCACAtgagtgaaaaaatgaaataatttctcacCCAGCaacatttgaaacatttaatttttgccCCCAATTTTATGTTGGTATTTATACACAGGGAGGGGCCGTTTTATTGAATCCATAGCACACGAGCTTCTACTGCTCTTAGTGTCTGCCCCAGGGATGATAACAAAGGGGTAAAGCACTATTCCCACTGTTACTCATTTTTGGGAAAAACAATCCTTTAATTACTACTGCCTTTGCCACAAATGGGAAGTAAAGATGCAAAGCTGATTAGATTTCTATGAAAGGAAATTTCATCATCAAAATGTTGAAACCAGTTTGGGTAATATTTGAATGTAATATACTCTTTATAGTAGGGCATTGAACAAGCATTTGGAAGTCCTTTAATCAGATTCTGTCCCTTGGTGCCTGAAATGTCCTCATAGCCCTTAGAGGGATCATATAAAGAAGGCCCATCGAGGGGGAAAAAACCTGCCAAAGTCTAAATCCCAAGACAGACATAGAACTTCATTTtgacttttgttctttctttcatttgtttatcccTTCATTGATTAGACAAGTTTTGTTAGGGGTGACTTAATGGCACTGTCCCT from the Desmodus rotundus isolate HL8 chromosome 5, HLdesRot8A.1, whole genome shotgun sequence genome contains:
- the LOC128781017 gene encoding olfactory receptor 10A3, producing MKRQNQSSVVEFILLGFANFPELQEQLFGVFLVVYLVTLIGNAMIIVIISLEQSLHVPMYLFLLNLSVVEVSFSAVIMPEMLVVLSTETSSISFVSCFAQMYFILLFGVTECFLLGTMAYDRFAAICHPLSYPMIMNKSVFMKLVMFSWVSGIMVATVQTSWVFSFPFCGPNEINHISCETPAVLELACEDTFLFEIYAVTGTVLAVMVPFFLILLSYIRILSAILKMPSTTGRQKAFSTCASHLTSVTLFYGTASMTYLQPKSGYSPETKKLMSLAYSLLTPLLNPLIYSLRNSEMKRALMKLWRRQVDVHTL